In the Streptomyces fradiae ATCC 10745 = DSM 40063 genome, GCGCCGTCGCGGGCCCGGTCGAGGTAGCTGCGGATCAGGGTGCTGACGGTGCCGGGGTACAGGAAGGACTCCCCGCGCATCGCGGCGCGGCACGCCTCCACGAGGTCCCGGTCGGCGACGGACTTGAGGACGTAGCCGGAGGCCCCCGCGCTGAGGGCCTCGAAGAAGTACTGCTCGTTGTCGTACATGGTGAGCATGAGGATGCGCAGGTCGGGCAGTCGGCGGGACAGCTCGCGGGCGGCCTGGAGACCGGTGAGGCGGGGCATGGCGATGTCGAGGATCGCGAGGTCGGGCCGGTGCTCGCGGGCCGCCTCCACCGCCTCGGCGCCGTCGCCCGCCTCGGCGACGACGGTCAGGTCGGGCTGGCCGTCCAGGATGAGCCGCACTCCGCGCCGTACCAGGGCGTGGTCGTCGGCGAGCAGGATGCGGGTGGGCTCGGTCATGCGGGGGTGTTCCGTTCCGGTACGGGGATGGTCAGGCGGACCTCGGTCCCGCCGCCGGGGGCCGGACCGAGGTCCAGTGCGGCGTTGACGAGCAGGGCCCGCTCGCGCATGCCGCGGATGCCCGCGCCCTCGGGCGCCCCACCGGTGCCGCGGCCGTCGTCGCGGACGCGCAGCCCGACGGCTCCGGGCATGCTCTCCAGCCGGATCTCGGCCCGCCGGGCGCGGGCGTGGCGGGCGGTGTTGGTCAGGCTCTCCTGGGCGACGCGGTACAGGACCAGTTCGGTCTCGTCGCTGAGCGGCGGCAGGTCGGCGCCGATGTGGTGGCGGACGGTGAGTCCCGGGCCGGTGAACTCCGCGGTCAGCGCCCGCAGGGCCTTGGTCAGGCCCAGTTCCTCCAGGACGCCGGGACGCAGGCGCCGGGCGATGCGGCGGATCTCGTCGAGGCTGTTGCGGGTGGTCTCCTGCACCTCGTGGAGGGACTCGCGCAGGGGCGCCGGGGCGCGGTCCGCCACGTCCTTGAGCTCCAGCAGGACGGCGGTGAGGGTCTGCCCGATCTCGTCGTGGAGCTCCTGCGCGATGCGGCGGCGCTCGCCCTCCTGCGCGGACAGGGCCCGGCCGGTGCTGGCGGCGCGCTCCGCTTCGAGCCGGTCGAGCATGCTGTTGAAGGCGGCGATCAGTTCGGCGATCTCCCCCCGGCCGGAGGCCGGAAGGCGCGGTCCGGGGCGCAGCAGGTCGATGGTGGACATGGTGCGGGCCAGCCGGGCCAGCGGCGCCAGGCCGACGCGCAGCACCAGCGCGTTGGCGACGAGCAGGGCGGCGAGCCCGGCGACGAGGACGACCGCCTCGGTCAGGAGCGCGGGGGTGGACACCGTGACGGGGCCGAGGAGCAGCGCGGTCGTGGCCGCGGCGAGGACGGCGGCGTTGAGGAGGAACACCCGCCAGAACAGGGAGACGCCCGGCGGGGAGCCGCCCGGCGGGGCGCCGCCCGGTGGCCGGCTGCCCGGTGGGGACGTGCGCGGTGGTCGGCTGCCCGGTGGGGACGTGCCCGGTGGCCGGCTGCCCGGCGGGGGCGTGCCCGGTGGCGCGGTGCCCGGTGGCGATGCGCCCGGTGGCGTGGGGAGGCGGCCCGCCGGCTGTTCGTCGTCCGCCGCGGTGTGTGTCCGGTCCGCTCCCATGCCCTCAGCGTCACAGCGTTCGCCGCCCGCGTCCATCGGTGACAGCACCCATCCGCACGTCCGGTCCCGGCGCGGGGGCCCGGAATGGGTGGTGGCCCCGATACCGCCCGCGCTCGCCATTCGTGACCCTGGAGGTACCGGAGGCGGCTACGGAGGAGGAGCGGCACGTGACGCATGAGGCGCGGTGGACCACTCGCGGAGCGTACGTGGGAGGGCACCGTGCCGGAACGGAGGAGGAACGATGGCGACCTTCGGCACCGGGCGACCGGAGCGCCGGGCCGGCGCCCCCCGGCGGCGGAGGCCGGGCGGACGGCCCGAGGGGCTGGAGCGGCGGGTCGAGTGGCGGCGACTGCCCGAGCGGACGGGGCGCGCCCGGCCGCGGCCGGGCCGTGGCCGCGTCACCGCCCCGCCCGTCGGGCCGCGTGGGCACCGACCGCGCCCGCTCGGGCGAAAGACCGCGTGGTCGCTGCTCGCCGCGGCCCTGGCGGCGCTCACGGCGGGGATCATGCTCCCCGATGGTCTGCTGCTCGCCTTCGGCATCGTGGCCGCCGGTGTCGCCGGCCACCTCTTCGAGCCGCCGCCGTGACGACCGGGACGGCCGGGGCGGCCGCGACGGCCGGGCCGCACGGTCCGCACTGCCGGGGATCGCCGGCCCGCGCGCCACGGCGCCCCGCGTATCCGGGCGTCGTGCCGTCCGCGTACCCGGGCGTCGTGCCGACAGCCGCATCGGCCGTCCTGCCGAGCGCCGCGCCGGCCGTCCCGCCGGGCGGGGCGTGGTCCGGTGACGCTCCAGGAGCTCTATCCGACGCTCCTCGTGGCCGGCGCGGTACTGCTGGCGAGCATCGCGGCGGCCCGCGCCGCGAACCGTCTCGGCCTGCCCAGCCTGCTGCTCTTCCTCGGCGTGGGGGTGATCATCGGCGAGGACGTCATCGGCCTCGACTTCGACGACGCGGTGCTCGCCCAGACCCTCGGTACGGCCGCGCTCGCGATCATCCTGGTCGAAGGCGGCCTGACCACCCGGTGGGGCGACGTCAGGCGGCTGCTGCTGCCCGCCGGGGTCCTGGCGACGGTGGGCGTCGCCGTCTCGGTGCTCGTCACGGCCGCGGGGGCGCACTGGCTGCTCGGCGTGGACTGGCGTCTGGCCCTGCTGCTCGGCGCCATCGTCTCCTCGACGGACGCGGCGGCCGTCTTCGCCGTACTGCGCGCCCTGCCCCTGCCCCAGAAGGTCACCGGCCTGCTGGAGGCGGAGTCCGGCTTCAACGACGCCCCGACGATCATCCTCGTCCTGGTCTTCAGCACCGCCGCCGCCGACCTCCCGGATCCGGCGAGCATCGCCGCCGACGTCCTCTACCAGCTGACCGTCGGCGGCCTTCTCGGGCTGCTCACCGGATGGCTCGGGGCCGTGGCCCTGCGCCACATCGCCCTGCCCGCCAGCGGGCTCTACCCGCTGGCGACGTTCGGCTTCGGCATCGTGGCGTTCGCGGCGGGCGGCGCCGCCGACGCGAGCGGCATCATCGCCGCGTACCTCTCCGGGCTGGTGCTCGGCAACGCCAAGCTCCCGCACCGCGCCGCGACCCACTCCTTCGCGGAGGGCGCGGGGTGGCTGGCCCAGATCGGCCTGTTCGTGATGCTCGGACTGCTG is a window encoding:
- a CDS encoding response regulator codes for the protein MTEPTRILLADDHALVRRGVRLILDGQPDLTVVAEAGDGAEAVEAAREHRPDLAILDIAMPRLTGLQAARELSRRLPDLRILMLTMYDNEQYFFEALSAGASGYVLKSVADRDLVEACRAAMRGESFLYPGTVSTLIRSYLDRARDGADLPAKPITHREEEILKLVAEGHTSRQIADLLHISVKTVERHRANLLQKLALRDRLELTRYAIRAGLIEP
- a CDS encoding sensor histidine kinase: MFLLNAAVLAAATTALLLGPVTVSTPALLTEAVVLVAGLAALLVANALVLRVGLAPLARLARTMSTIDLLRPGPRLPASGRGEIAELIAAFNSMLDRLEAERAASTGRALSAQEGERRRIAQELHDEIGQTLTAVLLELKDVADRAPAPLRESLHEVQETTRNSLDEIRRIARRLRPGVLEELGLTKALRALTAEFTGPGLTVRHHIGADLPPLSDETELVLYRVAQESLTNTARHARARRAEIRLESMPGAVGLRVRDDGRGTGGAPEGAGIRGMRERALLVNAALDLGPAPGGGTEVRLTIPVPERNTPA
- a CDS encoding potassium/proton antiporter, translating into MTLQELYPTLLVAGAVLLASIAAARAANRLGLPSLLLFLGVGVIIGEDVIGLDFDDAVLAQTLGTAALAIILVEGGLTTRWGDVRRLLLPAGVLATVGVAVSVLVTAAGAHWLLGVDWRLALLLGAIVSSTDAAAVFAVLRALPLPQKVTGLLEAESGFNDAPTIILVLVFSTAAADLPDPASIAADVLYQLTVGGLLGLLTGWLGAVALRHIALPASGLYPLATFGFGIVAFAAGGAADASGIIAAYLSGLVLGNAKLPHRAATHSFAEGAGWLAQIGLFVMLGLLVTPSELPSAVLPAIGVGLVLLLVARPISVLVCLLPFRLPWREQTFISWAGLRGAVPIVLATFPIVAGVEGAERLLDIVFVLVVLFTLVQGPSLPAMARLLRLTRPDALRDVQVETAPLDVLDADLLTLTVPESSRLRGVAVFELRLPPPTVLTLILREGNTLTPTPATVLHSGDELLLITTPEVRDAAERRLRAVGRRGKLARWFGETGDPQSQQPTTM